The region CACGCTGCACGCGATCGCCAACGCCCAGCGCGCGGGCGGCATCGCTGCCTTCATCGACGCGGAGCACGCGCTCGACCCCGAGTACGCCCAGAAGCTCGGCGTCGACATCGACGCTCTGCTCGTGTCGCAGCCCGACACCGGTGAGCAGGCCCTCGAGATCGCCGACATGCTCGTGCGGTCCGGCTCGATCGACCTCGTCGTCATCGACTCCGTCGCGGCTCTCGTGCCGCGCGCCGAGATCGAGGGCGACATGGGTGACTCCCACGTCGGCCTCCAGGCCCGGCTCATGTCGCAGGCGCTGCGCAAGCTCACCGGTGGACTCAGCCAGACCAACACCACGATGATCTTCATCAACCAGCTGCGCGAGAAGATCGGTGTCTTCTTCGGAAGCCCCGAGACCACCGCCGGTGGTAAGGCGCTCAAGTTCTACGCCTCGGTGCGCCTCGACATCCGTCGTATCGAGACCCTGAAAGACGGCACGGAGGCCTACGGCAACCGCACGCGCGTCAAGGTCGTCAAGAACAAGATGGCGCCGCCCTTCAAGCAGGCGGAGTTCGACATCCTCTACGGCGTCGGCATCTCCCGCGAGGGCAGCCTCATCGACTTCGGCGTCGAGCACGAGATCGTGCGCAAGTCCGGCGCCTGGTACACCTACGACGGCGACCAGCTCGGCCAGGGTAAAGACAACTCGCGCAAGTTCCTGCTCGAGAACCCCGAGATCGCGGCCGAGATCGAGGGCAAGATCATGCTCAAGCTCGGAATCGGCGTCGAGGGCAAGGCCGCAAAAGACGTGGCCGACAAGGCCGCGGCCGTCGAACGAGCCGAGGCCAACGCCGCCAAGCTCGCAGCGAGCGCCGAGAAGGCAGCCAAGGCCACGAGCGCGGCCG is a window of Conyzicola nivalis DNA encoding:
- the recA gene encoding recombinase RecA; its protein translation is MASAADREKALDTALAQIDRQFGKGSVMRLGSDERAPVAVIPTGSIALDVALGIGGLPRGRIVEIYGPESSGKTTLTLHAIANAQRAGGIAAFIDAEHALDPEYAQKLGVDIDALLVSQPDTGEQALEIADMLVRSGSIDLVVIDSVAALVPRAEIEGDMGDSHVGLQARLMSQALRKLTGGLSQTNTTMIFINQLREKIGVFFGSPETTAGGKALKFYASVRLDIRRIETLKDGTEAYGNRTRVKVVKNKMAPPFKQAEFDILYGVGISREGSLIDFGVEHEIVRKSGAWYTYDGDQLGQGKDNSRKFLLENPEIAAEIEGKIMLKLGIGVEGKAAKDVADKAAAVERAEANAAKLAASAEKAAKATSAAALKVAKGSAAGAAATQNGAARAGAQSVAERADAELLKAVGE